A stretch of Candidatus Thiopontia autotrophica DNA encodes these proteins:
- a CDS encoding sulfur globule family protein, with protein sequence MRKVIAVIVLTLVASSASGWFGGDNDSWGGWGNTDGYGYSDGRGRGHGRGSTDMDGSFSMTINASGRAHTDMKSDIDGDWRGDYYGDTGWNTHSYPYQYGYYASAPAYNPTAGYEAHRKAVEERRAAAAQKREEARAVTE encoded by the coding sequence ATGAGAAAAGTAATCGCTGTCATCGTACTGACACTGGTTGCCTCCAGCGCTTCTGGTTGGTTTGGCGGAGACAATGATAGTTGGGGTGGTTGGGGTAACACGGATGGTTACGGTTATTCTGACGGTCGGGGTCGTGGTCACGGACGCGGATCTACCGACATGGATGGTTCATTCAGCATGACCATCAATGCCAGCGGACGTGCTCACACAGATATGAAGAGTGATATTGATGGTGACTGGAGAGGTGACTATTACGGTGATACCGGATGGAACACCCACTCCTATCCTTATCAGTATGGCTACTATGCATCTGCCCCAGCTTACAACCCAACAGCCGGCTATGAAGCACATCGGAAGGCAGTTGAAGAGCGCCGCGCCGCGGCTGCCCAAAAACGTGAAGAGGCAAGAGCTGTAACTGAATAA
- a CDS encoding tRNA threonylcarbamoyladenosine dehydratase gives MSHFSERFSALSRVYGERGLEKLTTSHICVVGIGGVGSWVAESLARSAVGKITLVDGDIIARSNSNRQIHTLESTLNRPKVEVMRERIMEINPQCWCDAVKKDLDHDNMRDILERGYDCVIDAIDGINVKARMIYHCKRNKIKIVTTGGAGGLLDPTKVTIRDLAKTANDPLAAKVRSELRRNYNFSRNPTRSFGIPCVYSTEQQRYPSAEGEVSYSKPGVPGLSLDCAFGYGSSVAVTSAVAQAACYKSISIILNKSA, from the coding sequence ATGTCACATTTTTCAGAACGGTTTAGTGCATTATCGCGGGTATACGGTGAACGCGGGCTAGAGAAGCTTACTACCTCTCATATTTGTGTGGTTGGAATTGGTGGGGTCGGTTCATGGGTTGCCGAGAGCCTTGCGCGCTCTGCAGTTGGCAAGATTACCCTGGTAGATGGCGATATAATTGCCAGAAGCAACTCAAATCGTCAGATTCACACTCTGGAAAGTACGCTGAATCGCCCAAAGGTTGAGGTGATGCGTGAACGTATCATGGAGATAAATCCACAGTGTTGGTGTGATGCGGTTAAGAAGGATCTTGATCACGACAACATGAGAGATATCCTGGAGCGTGGATATGACTGCGTAATTGATGCCATTGACGGAATTAATGTAAAAGCCAGGATGATCTACCACTGTAAACGCAACAAGATCAAAATCGTGACAACCGGTGGAGCGGGTGGGTTGCTTGATCCAACAAAGGTGACCATACGTGATCTTGCCAAAACTGCAAATGATCCACTGGCTGCAAAGGTCAGGTCAGAACTACGTAGAAACTACAACTTTTCAAGAAACCCCACCCGTAGTTTCGGTATTCCATGTGTCTACTCAACTGAACAGCAGCGCTATCCATCGGCGGAAGGGGAGGTCTCTTACTCCAAACCTGGTGTTCCGGGTTTATCTCTTGACTGTGCCTTTGGGTATGGGTCAAGTGTGGCTGTGACCTCAGCAGTCGCACAGGCTGCATGTTATAAATCCATTAGCATTATACTTAATAAATCAGCATGA
- a CDS encoding transposase, protein MTVRKKMVTALLVGSIGAVGSGLYYITSLLGEVAQLKGYKQSAERLLKKNRKLESKLEKSRGDLDRERRRLATTEERLNSTRKDLDKAHHKLAKIEADKPKGIRKIAKGASKIPIVGSIASVGLIAADAAQAAEECYKDPEQCKKDASAFYEESKKSADKGAESANVWISEQVEDVKSYFSEDAGAR, encoded by the coding sequence ATGACGGTTAGAAAAAAAATGGTTACCGCATTGCTGGTTGGGTCCATTGGCGCAGTTGGTAGTGGCCTCTATTACATCACCTCTCTTCTTGGAGAGGTCGCTCAGCTAAAGGGTTATAAGCAGAGCGCAGAACGACTACTTAAAAAAAACAGAAAACTGGAATCAAAACTGGAAAAGAGTCGTGGAGATCTGGATAGAGAGAGAAGACGGTTAGCAACAACAGAAGAGCGACTTAATTCCACCAGAAAAGATCTCGACAAGGCACATCACAAGCTTGCGAAGATTGAGGCCGATAAACCGAAGGGAATCAGAAAGATTGCCAAGGGCGCATCAAAAATACCGATTGTAGGATCTATCGCTTCGGTAGGCTTGATTGCTGCAGATGCTGCTCAAGCAGCGGAGGAGTGCTACAAGGATCCAGAGCAGTGCAAAAAGGACGCCTCCGCATTCTATGAAGAGAGCAAGAAAAGCGCAGACAAGGGCGCCGAGAGCGCCAATGTCTGGATTTCAGAACAGGTGGAAGATGTTAAGAGCTACTTCTCTGAAGATGCAGGAGCCAGATAG
- a CDS encoding TIGR02647 family protein: MSYTQELVDELNLLMQFDLHSTQEGIKIHNSAGVGMVKAAERLHKKGITSQKDGGYLTDFGIECAERAQTLHDMLS; encoded by the coding sequence ATGAGTTATACGCAGGAGCTGGTCGACGAACTTAATCTTCTAATGCAATTTGACCTGCACTCTACACAAGAGGGAATAAAGATCCACAATAGTGCCGGGGTAGGCATGGTTAAAGCGGCAGAGCGACTTCACAAAAAAGGGATAACCTCACAGAAGGATGGCGGCTACCTGACGGACTTTGGTATTGAGTGTGCCGAGAGAGCACAGACACTACATGACATGCTCTCCTAG
- a CDS encoding TIGR04282 family arsenosugar biosynthesis glycosyltransferase yields MSSPLLIFAKAPVPGYAKTRLIPALGEQGAATLQQRMINHVVEEARLSGVGPVTLYCAPDSYHPLFQQLQQDHGLGICRQQGADIGERMLHGFEQTLKESEMAILVGTDCPQLDAKQFQAVHAALQGSEAVVIPALDGGYVLIALRRAFLDHLPTLFRGIEWGSDQVMEATRMVLDRSGLEWAELSPLSDIDIEEDLALLPPQWGVSNPCGLCS; encoded by the coding sequence ATGAGCTCTCCACTGCTTATCTTCGCCAAGGCTCCTGTTCCAGGATACGCAAAAACCCGTCTGATTCCGGCACTGGGTGAGCAGGGGGCAGCCACACTACAGCAGCGTATGATCAACCATGTAGTCGAAGAGGCGCGGCTATCTGGGGTGGGGCCGGTTACCCTCTATTGCGCCCCAGATTCATATCACCCACTCTTTCAGCAGCTGCAGCAGGACCATGGCCTGGGGATATGCAGACAACAGGGGGCGGATATTGGTGAGCGGATGTTGCATGGATTTGAGCAGACGCTGAAAGAGAGTGAGATGGCTATCCTGGTGGGTACAGATTGCCCGCAGCTGGATGCCAAGCAGTTTCAGGCGGTCCATGCCGCACTGCAGGGCTCAGAGGCGGTGGTGATTCCTGCGCTGGATGGTGGTTATGTGTTGATTGCGCTCAGGCGAGCTTTTCTGGACCACCTGCCAACCCTGTTCAGGGGGATAGAGTGGGGCAGTGACCAGGTGATGGAGGCGACCCGCATGGTTCTCGACAGGTCTGGGCTGGAGTGGGCTGAGCTCTCTCCACTGTCCGATATCGATATCGAAGAGGATCTTGCGCTGCTACCACCCCAGTGGGGAGTTAGTAACCCTTGTGGGTTGTGCTCCTAG
- a CDS encoding TIGR04283 family arsenosugar biosynthesis glycosyltransferase, translated as MISQSSPYGLRGTATAVLLVRDPVVAGRLAKGRILGLPSISIIIPVVNEATVIEKTLRPLQPMRERGVEIIVVDGGSSDQTRELSLPYIDRWVKSDSVGRALQMNRGAELARAEVLWFLHADTQVPEESDQTILQALQKQLWGRFNVRLSGDRMLLRLVEMMMNLRSCWSGIATGDQGIFLSRSLFLELGGFPEIPLMEDVAISRELRKRGRPLCIRQRVVTSSRRWEERGVIKTILLMWGLRFGYWAGVSPQRLARMYR; from the coding sequence ATGATCTCTCAGAGCTCTCCATACGGGTTGCGGGGCACTGCTACGGCTGTACTGCTGGTCAGGGATCCAGTTGTGGCGGGGCGCTTAGCCAAGGGTAGGATATTGGGCTTACCTTCAATCTCAATCATCATTCCGGTAGTGAATGAGGCTACAGTAATTGAGAAAACACTCAGGCCACTGCAACCGATGCGGGAGCGGGGAGTTGAGATTATTGTCGTGGATGGTGGCAGCAGTGACCAGACCAGAGAGCTCTCACTGCCCTATATCGACCGCTGGGTTAAATCGGATTCTGTCGGGCGCGCACTGCAGATGAACAGGGGGGCGGAACTGGCCAGAGCGGAGGTGCTCTGGTTTCTTCATGCAGACACGCAGGTACCGGAGGAGAGTGATCAGACCATACTGCAGGCACTCCAAAAACAGTTATGGGGGCGCTTTAATGTGCGCCTGAGCGGAGATAGGATGCTACTGAGATTAGTGGAGATGATGATGAATCTGCGCTCATGCTGGAGCGGGATCGCTACCGGGGATCAGGGGATATTTCTTTCGCGCTCCCTGTTTCTGGAGCTTGGAGGGTTTCCGGAGATTCCGTTAATGGAGGATGTTGCCATCAGCAGAGAGCTGAGAAAGAGGGGACGCCCACTCTGCATTCGGCAGAGGGTGGTGACCTCCAGCCGACGCTGGGAGGAGAGAGGGGTGATAAAAACGATCCTACTGATGTGGGGTCTCCGTTTTGGCTACTGGGCGGGAGTCTCACCACAGCGACTAGCCAGAATGTATCGATGA
- the arsS gene encoding arsenosugar biosynthesis radical SAM protein ArsS (Some members of this family are selenoproteins.): protein MLDSYPHLKEIPFPPIQRSPLETLQVNLGYRCNLSCTHCHVNAGPNRTEMMDGDTVDRVIQVLESGGVKVLDLTGGAPEMNPWFRKLVMAATSLGIRVIDRCNLTILEEPEQHELAQFLSDNQVEIVASMPCYLEENVDAQRGKGTFNLNIRGLQRLNRLGYGDDAGGKILNLVYNPQGAHLPPSQGALEPDYKKHLHDNYGIIFNQLLTITNLPIHRFGSRLLSKGEFDGYMELLQSAHRDENLSTVMCRSLVSVDWQGVIYDCDFNQMLKLPLRSGDEQVMHIEDLLDDDLSELSIRVAGHCYGCTAGQGSSCGGALSQG from the coding sequence ATGCTCGATAGTTATCCCCATCTGAAGGAGATCCCCTTCCCTCCAATTCAGCGCAGTCCACTAGAGACCCTGCAAGTTAACCTGGGTTACCGCTGTAACCTTAGCTGTACCCACTGCCATGTCAATGCCGGTCCCAACCGTACCGAGATGATGGATGGGGATACAGTCGACAGGGTAATTCAGGTGCTGGAGAGTGGGGGGGTTAAGGTTCTTGACCTCACAGGCGGTGCCCCTGAGATGAATCCCTGGTTCCGTAAGCTGGTTATGGCGGCAACCAGTCTCGGCATACGGGTGATTGATCGCTGTAATCTCACTATACTGGAGGAGCCTGAGCAGCATGAACTGGCTCAGTTTTTATCAGACAATCAAGTTGAGATAGTTGCCTCAATGCCTTGTTATCTAGAGGAAAACGTAGATGCACAGAGAGGCAAGGGTACATTCAATCTAAATATCAGGGGGCTCCAGCGGTTGAATAGACTGGGGTATGGTGACGATGCCGGTGGCAAGATCCTGAATCTTGTATACAACCCGCAGGGGGCACACCTTCCACCTTCACAGGGTGCGCTGGAGCCGGATTACAAAAAACATCTGCATGATAATTATGGGATTATCTTCAACCAGCTGCTAACTATCACCAATCTGCCTATCCACCGTTTTGGCAGCCGACTCCTCTCTAAGGGAGAGTTTGATGGTTATATGGAGCTGCTGCAGAGCGCACATCGAGATGAGAATCTATCTACAGTGATGTGCCGTTCACTCGTCAGTGTTGACTGGCAGGGGGTGATCTATGATTGTGACTTCAACCAGATGCTGAAACTTCCACTGCGCAGCGGGGATGAGCAGGTTATGCATATTGAGGATCTGCTGGATGATGATCTCTCAGAGCTCTCCATACGGGTTGCGGGGCACTGCTACGGCTGTACTGCTGGTCAGGGATCCAGTTGTGGCGGGGCGCTTAGCCAAGGGTAG
- a CDS encoding methyltransferase domain-containing protein: protein MHDEVKKYYGQILVTSSDLQTDACCTDASMPPWLKAAMADIHDEVSAKYYGCGLVAPQQLEGARILDLGSGSGRDCYLLARLTGEDGYVVGVDMTDEQLDVAKRHIQWHADRYCYSTPNVEFRKGYIERLDELELEDESFDIIVSNCVINLSPDKDAVLREAWRVLKPGGELYFSDVYSERRVPEELVKDPLLYGECLSGALYWNDFLTLAKNNGFADPRLVEDRPLTIDNPKIEEMLGTHRFYSATYRLFKIPELEGSCEDYGQAVIYKGTVENHPDLFELDKGHRFETGKVEPVCGNSWRMLRDSRFADHFEFFGSGDTHYGIFNGCGTAMPFDEDGSGEHASEGSCC, encoded by the coding sequence ATGCATGATGAGGTAAAGAAATATTACGGTCAGATTCTGGTTACCAGCAGTGATCTACAGACTGATGCCTGTTGTACAGATGCATCGATGCCACCATGGCTAAAAGCGGCAATGGCTGATATTCACGATGAGGTATCAGCCAAGTATTACGGCTGTGGTCTGGTGGCACCACAACAGCTGGAGGGGGCCAGGATTCTTGATCTCGGTAGTGGCTCGGGGCGAGACTGTTACCTGTTGGCGCGCCTTACCGGTGAGGATGGATATGTGGTGGGTGTCGACATGACTGATGAGCAACTGGATGTGGCTAAGCGCCATATTCAGTGGCATGCCGACCGCTACTGTTACTCCACTCCAAACGTGGAGTTCCGCAAAGGGTATATCGAGAGACTGGATGAGCTCGAGCTTGAGGATGAGAGCTTCGATATTATTGTCTCCAACTGTGTCATTAACCTCTCCCCTGACAAGGATGCCGTGTTGCGTGAGGCGTGGCGGGTGCTGAAGCCAGGTGGTGAGCTCTACTTTTCTGATGTCTATTCGGAGCGCAGGGTGCCGGAGGAGCTGGTAAAGGATCCTCTGCTATATGGGGAGTGTCTCAGTGGGGCCCTTTACTGGAATGATTTTCTGACCCTGGCCAAAAACAATGGCTTTGCAGATCCGCGTCTGGTGGAGGATCGCCCACTAACTATCGACAATCCGAAGATTGAGGAGATGCTGGGGACACACCGTTTCTACTCCGCAACCTACCGACTCTTCAAGATTCCGGAGCTGGAGGGGAGCTGTGAGGATTACGGTCAGGCTGTTATCTACAAGGGGACGGTAGAGAACCATCCAGATCTGTTTGAGCTCGATAAGGGGCACCGTTTCGAGACGGGCAAGGTGGAGCCAGTCTGCGGCAACAGTTGGAGAATGCTGCGTGATAGCCGCTTTGCCGACCACTTCGAATTTTTTGGCAGCGGGGATACCCACTACGGAATCTTCAATGGTTGTGGTACCGCTATGCCGTTTGATGAAGATGGTAGTGGAGAGCATGCTTCCGAGGGAAGCTGTTGCTGA
- a CDS encoding TIGR00153 family protein has translation MGNYFSGIFARSPINPLQTHMAKVQACISELEALFEAAIERDFDSVAATQKRISDLEHEADDMKKELRIHLPKGMFMPVSRGDVLNVLAMQDRIANRSKDIAGIITGRKMEIPEAMGPLFIKFISRSVDASAQAQVAINELDELVETGFRGGEVRLVEKMLTELDAIESDTDTIEREIRAILFGIENELPPVEVMFLYQLINWTGDLGDLAQRVGSRLQLMLAR, from the coding sequence ATGGGAAACTATTTTTCCGGAATATTTGCACGATCACCGATCAATCCACTACAGACTCACATGGCCAAGGTTCAGGCCTGTATCTCGGAGCTAGAGGCGCTGTTTGAGGCGGCCATAGAGAGAGATTTTGATAGCGTTGCCGCCACACAAAAGAGAATCTCCGACCTCGAACATGAAGCTGATGACATGAAAAAAGAGCTCCGTATCCACCTCCCCAAAGGGATGTTTATGCCGGTCTCCAGAGGCGATGTACTGAATGTACTGGCGATGCAGGACCGTATTGCCAACCGCTCCAAGGATATTGCAGGAATTATCACCGGACGCAAGATGGAGATCCCCGAAGCTATGGGCCCACTTTTCATTAAGTTCATAAGCCGTAGTGTTGATGCCTCGGCACAGGCACAGGTCGCAATCAATGAGCTTGACGAACTGGTAGAGACCGGCTTCCGTGGCGGTGAGGTCAGACTGGTGGAGAAGATGCTGACTGAGCTGGATGCCATCGAATCAGACACCGACACAATCGAACGTGAGATTCGCGCGATTCTATTTGGCATTGAGAATGAGCTACCGCCTGTGGAGGTTATGTTCCTCTACCAGCTGATTAACTGGACCGGTGACCTTGGTGACCTTGCTCAGCGAGTCGGTAGTCGTCTGCAACTAATGCTTGCTCGATAA
- a CDS encoding inorganic phosphate transporter, translating to MDYSSTYLILVAIFGLFMAWGIGANDVANAIGTSVGSRALTLKQAVVVAAIFEFLGAYLAGGEVTKTIRKGIIDSNMLQSMPNGAEILIFGMLAALLAAAIWLLVASYFGWPVSTTHSIVGAIVGFAAVGIGVDAVQWSKVGSIIMSWFGAPMLAALLSFTIFRSVQKLILDTDKPFENAKRFVPMYIFLTGFVISLVTIVKGLKHVGLHFTTGTSFQLAVLAGVVIMAIGIFFIRRIEVDEEADKDFHFANVEKVFAVLMVVTASAMAFAHGSNDVANAVGPIAAVVGVVQSGTIETKSIMPSWVLLLGGIGIVIGLLTYGARVMATIGQKITELTPSRGFAAELAAASTVVIASGTGLPVSTTQTLVGAVLGVGFARGIAALDMGTIRTIFMSWVVTLPAGALLSILFFFFLKGVFL from the coding sequence ATGGATTATTCATCAACTTATCTGATTCTGGTTGCCATCTTTGGTCTCTTTATGGCCTGGGGAATTGGTGCCAATGATGTAGCCAATGCAATAGGAACCTCTGTTGGATCTCGTGCGCTTACACTTAAACAGGCAGTTGTAGTTGCTGCCATCTTTGAGTTCCTGGGTGCCTACCTTGCAGGTGGTGAGGTAACCAAAACCATCCGTAAGGGGATCATCGACTCCAATATGCTGCAGAGCATGCCAAATGGGGCAGAGATTCTGATATTCGGGATGCTGGCAGCGCTATTGGCAGCCGCTATCTGGCTACTGGTTGCCTCATACTTTGGCTGGCCGGTCTCTACTACTCACTCCATTGTAGGTGCCATCGTCGGTTTTGCCGCTGTAGGAATCGGTGTAGATGCGGTTCAGTGGAGCAAGGTTGGATCTATTATTATGAGCTGGTTTGGCGCCCCCATGCTGGCCGCATTGCTATCCTTCACCATATTCCGCTCGGTACAAAAACTGATACTCGATACCGACAAACCTTTTGAGAATGCCAAACGCTTTGTCCCCATGTATATCTTTCTGACTGGATTTGTCATCTCACTGGTGACCATCGTCAAGGGGCTTAAACATGTAGGACTACACTTCACCACTGGCACCAGTTTTCAGCTCGCAGTGCTGGCTGGGGTTGTGATCATGGCTATAGGTATCTTCTTTATTCGCAGAATTGAGGTTGATGAGGAGGCTGACAAGGATTTCCACTTTGCCAACGTGGAGAAGGTCTTTGCTGTTCTGATGGTTGTTACTGCATCAGCAATGGCATTTGCTCATGGCTCCAACGATGTGGCCAATGCAGTTGGGCCTATTGCTGCAGTGGTTGGCGTGGTTCAGAGTGGAACCATTGAAACCAAATCAATTATGCCAAGCTGGGTGCTGCTACTTGGTGGTATTGGTATTGTGATTGGACTGCTTACCTATGGTGCCAGGGTTATGGCCACTATAGGACAGAAAATTACGGAACTAACCCCCAGTCGCGGGTTTGCTGCCGAGCTTGCCGCAGCCTCTACCGTTGTTATTGCGTCTGGTACTGGCCTCCCGGTATCGACCACCCAGACCCTGGTTGGCGCTGTTCTTGGTGTTGGCTTTGCCCGAGGTATTGCTGCACTGGATATGGGCACCATTCGCACCATCTTTATGTCCTGGGTAGTTACACTCCCAGCCGGGGCGCTCCTCTCTATCCTCTTCTTCTTCTTCCTGAAGGGGGTCTTTCTGTAA
- a CDS encoding RND transporter, producing the protein MKWIDKIPLGHLVLIALMLAVMPAIFPPHPEPHLVEKLKMLADGVLVKPLDIFDLLLHGTPITLLLIRLVRIWSGKV; encoded by the coding sequence ATGAAATGGATTGATAAGATACCACTAGGTCATCTAGTGTTGATTGCATTGATGCTGGCGGTTATGCCTGCAATTTTCCCTCCTCACCCTGAACCACATCTGGTAGAAAAACTAAAGATGCTGGCGGACGGAGTGCTTGTGAAACCGCTGGATATCTTTGACCTCCTCCTTCACGGCACCCCGATTACCCTGTTGCTGATCCGTTTGGTGCGGATCTGGAGTGGAAAGGTATGA
- a CDS encoding cytochrome c3 family protein, with the protein MRYLWFALWMVWTSTQAVSEEFLLDKVYGEQECVECHHKVSAKIVNTHRQGRHGSGSVGCSDCHGSSHSDSLARSRANQSCTQCHTGVEQRSYETSKHGVILTLEESSWDLTKPLATVSVRTPGCAYCHLSDGDHAMEPKADGDPKICGKCHSTRYLKTLASSGEAMEEVGEMKVLEAKWLLKWKGGDLPQQEQKELLDSVKRHRHNLRLGVVHHSPDFQWWHGQPALDGDFIRIRSKILEYR; encoded by the coding sequence ATGCGATATCTCTGGTTTGCTCTGTGGATGGTATGGACTTCCACCCAGGCCGTGTCGGAGGAGTTCCTGCTGGACAAGGTATATGGCGAACAGGAGTGCGTCGAGTGCCACCATAAGGTCTCCGCAAAGATAGTGAATACTCATCGTCAGGGCAGACATGGCTCGGGCAGTGTAGGGTGTAGCGACTGTCATGGGAGTAGCCATAGCGATTCCCTGGCTCGCTCCAGAGCTAACCAGAGCTGTACCCAGTGTCACACTGGTGTAGAGCAGAGAAGTTACGAGACCTCCAAACATGGCGTTATCCTCACCCTGGAGGAGTCCAGCTGGGATCTCACCAAACCGCTTGCCACGGTCTCAGTCCGTACCCCGGGATGCGCCTACTGCCATCTATCGGATGGAGACCATGCTATGGAACCCAAGGCTGATGGTGATCCCAAGATATGTGGCAAGTGCCACTCTACCCGTTACCTGAAGACCCTGGCCTCCAGTGGAGAGGCGATGGAGGAGGTGGGTGAGATGAAGGTGCTGGAGGCGAAATGGCTTCTCAAGTGGAAGGGGGGAGATCTCCCTCAACAGGAGCAGAAAGAGTTACTAGATTCGGTGAAGAGACACAGGCACAATCTCCGCCTTGGAGTTGTTCACCACTCCCCAGATTTTCAGTGGTGGCACGGGCAGCCGGCACTAGATGGTGACTTCATCCGCATACGCTCTAAAATACTGGAATATAGATAA
- a CDS encoding hydroxylamine oxidoreductase: MPRYVIVAVVMVAIAIPSGFTMLESSRSGTGIGLYSNEWEPDPMQQYWDPENFYNANSKIKAVFSGDQCIQCHQSITPGIVRDWRESRHSAPTNGEEVVRCPACHGDDHGNLHLPNPTTCGGCHTTQLTQVEDEKKYGFPSHALAMERAVDAKHFVDKPKPEVLSCLQCHSVATKCDSCHTRHRFSAAEARRSESCITCHSGPPHPDDKTYFASAHGKIYREEGGDWDWNQPLKKGNYKAPTCAYCHMEEGIHSVAHKSIWKFGIREINPNTSGNKVLRERWVNLCMDCHQEEESRQWLREMDEERKEAWNMLYRAEGVLKDLRSDDKITPAPGERPPYPLDKMDQLWPRAHIGFFEGQASAFYNVSGIERDYFEMWYFDNLHGYKAAAHGDPAGVEEAHKAMERDLNGIEKRAEQLRSSASEESAAHPQDDGLWLEGRYTDYNRENN; the protein is encoded by the coding sequence GTGCCACGTTATGTGATCGTTGCCGTGGTCATGGTGGCCATTGCCATCCCCTCCGGGTTTACCATGCTGGAGAGCAGCCGTAGTGGAACCGGGATTGGCCTCTACTCAAATGAGTGGGAGCCCGATCCAATGCAGCAGTATTGGGATCCGGAAAACTTCTATAATGCAAACAGCAAGATCAAAGCCGTTTTCAGTGGGGATCAGTGCATCCAGTGTCATCAGAGCATAACCCCGGGAATTGTGCGTGACTGGAGAGAGAGTAGACACTCTGCTCCCACCAATGGGGAGGAGGTTGTGAGGTGTCCAGCATGTCATGGGGATGATCATGGCAACCTCCATCTCCCCAACCCAACAACCTGTGGTGGCTGTCACACCACGCAGCTGACCCAGGTTGAGGATGAGAAAAAATATGGATTCCCCAGCCACGCCCTGGCCATGGAGCGAGCAGTTGATGCCAAACACTTTGTAGACAAGCCAAAACCGGAGGTACTCTCCTGTCTGCAGTGTCACTCAGTCGCCACCAAGTGTGACTCCTGTCACACCCGTCACCGTTTCAGTGCGGCAGAGGCGCGGCGCAGCGAGTCCTGCATTACCTGCCACTCAGGCCCCCCTCATCCAGATGACAAGACCTACTTTGCCTCTGCCCATGGCAAGATCTACAGAGAGGAGGGTGGTGACTGGGACTGGAATCAGCCACTCAAAAAAGGAAACTACAAGGCTCCAACCTGTGCTTACTGCCATATGGAAGAGGGTATTCATTCGGTTGCCCATAAATCGATCTGGAAATTCGGTATCCGTGAAATTAATCCCAATACCTCTGGCAACAAGGTTCTGCGAGAGCGCTGGGTCAATCTATGCATGGATTGCCACCAAGAGGAGGAGTCGCGGCAGTGGCTGAGAGAGATGGATGAGGAGCGCAAGGAGGCGTGGAATATGCTCTACAGGGCGGAAGGGGTGCTGAAAGATCTCCGTTCCGATGACAAGATTACCCCTGCTCCGGGTGAGCGTCCGCCATACCCGCTCGACAAGATGGACCAGCTCTGGCCACGGGCACATATAGGTTTTTTTGAGGGGCAGGCCTCCGCCTTCTACAATGTCTCGGGCATCGAACGTGACTATTTTGAGATGTGGTACTTCGATAATCTGCATGGATACAAGGCCGCTGCTCATGGCGATCCGGCGGGTGTGGAGGAGGCACACAAGGCCATGGAGCGTGATCTGAATGGTATCGAGAAGAGGGCGGAACAGTTACGCTCGTCTGCCAGCGAGGAGAGTGCTGCACATCCGCAAGATGATGGTCTCTGGCTTGAAGGCAGGTATACCGATTACAACAGGGAGAATAACTGA